CAATGCCAAACGTTGATAATACCATTGCACTTACATCCGCAAATTCACGAGACATGTGACGGTTATCATAAGCAATTGCAACTTTCAATTGTTTCCCTTTGAATGTCTCAACTAAGTATTTCGCAAACCCAAGATTTGCCTTCGCTACTGTAAGCATGTTCATACGATTGGGTCCAACACCCAAGAGTCCGCGCATACCTGCAGTTCCAAATTCCAAACTCTTATAGAATGCGTCATGGCGTTCTTCGGCACTCTGTGCACTCAAACCTTTTTTGACCCACTCATATTTATCCGCTAGTAATTCCCATGTATTGTGTGACATTATACCCTCCATAAATGTATAAAAAAAGAAGACTGTTCATCTTCTATTTTATGTGAATCCTAAAATTAAGCAATAACTTTTTGTGCTTTTAGAACTTCTTCGATTGTTGAAATCGCTTCGTCTTGGTCTTCACCTTCAGCTGAAATGATAATTTCTGACTGTGTTGGAATACCTAATGACATAACACCCATGATTGATTTCATGTTGACAGCTTTGCCTTTATAGCTAATTTTGATTTCACTTTTGAATTTACTTGCTGCGTTTACTGCTACTGTTGCAGGACGTGCGTGCAATCCAACAGGGTCGATAACTGTTACTGTAATTTCCTTCATAGTAATACCTCCTACTTTTCTCTTTAATTCTATACTATTTAGTACGCAAATACAATGAATTGCGTTGCGATTTATCCCCCCAAGCCCTTTAACAGCCCTTTGATGACAGCGTTATCATGAAAATTTCAAGTTCTTATTGAAAAGGGTTACGAAATAGCGATATTAATAATCACTATTTATGATACGGGTGATTTTTTGAAATCATAAACATTCGATAGATTTGCTCGAATAACATGACACGTACTAACTGATGTGGAAACGTCAAATTTGAAATCCTCCACATGAAGTTTGCGCGACTTCGAACCATGTCACTCACACCATGGGAGCCACCAATAATGAAAATAACGGTTCGACCACTATCGATCCAATCTACAAGTTTTTCAGACATCGCAGGAGAAGACAAATCTTTACCCTTAAGGTCCAGCAGAACCACAACGTCTTTCTCGCTGATTTTTTCTAAGATTCGATTGCTCTCATCGTCCACGATACTTTGCATATCATCCTTGTTGCTATTATTGAGTTCAATCATTTCTATAGGATGAATGGGCTTCAGGCGTTTTTGAAACTCAGCGATCATTCCCTGCATTTCTTTTTCTTTAATACGCCCGATAGCTATGATTTTAATCATTTTAAGGTTACCGTTACATTTTTAGATTCACCATTGCGCATAACAACGATTTCAACCGTGTCGCCTACTTTATTCTTATAGAGTTGACGACGGAATGTTTTGAAATCATCAATTGTCACACCATCGTAAGAAACCATAACATCCCCTTCTTGGATTCCTGCCGCTTTCGCTGCACCATCGCTCGTCACTCCAGCAATGAAGACACCTTCAGTGATATCTGCTGAAATTTTAAAACGATTGCGTTCGAACTGTGTCAAATCATCAACAGACAGCGCAGATATTCCCAGCAATGGATAACGTACTTCACCTGTCTCGGAAATTTGTTGGAGAATGGGAATGGCTTCACTAATGGGAATGGCAAATCCCATCCCTTCGACATTATCGGAACTGAGTTTCATTGAGTTAATACCAATGAGTTCGCCTTCCATGTTGACAAGCGCACCGCCGCTATTGCCTGGATTGATTGCAGCATCTGTTTGCATGACAATCATGTCCCAGTCCGAACGTGTATCCCCATTTAGATCTACTGGCACAATACGATCTTTGCCCGAAATTACACCAAATGTTACAGAATTCGCGAATTCAAGGTCGACAGGGCTTCCTATTGCAAGAACAAATTCTCCAACTCGTGATAAATTAGAATCGCCAATCGTGATTGCTTCAATATCAATATCTGCATTGATTTCCAACATCGCCAAATCAGTATATTGGTCAGAGCCAATCAATTCAGCATCTATTTCTTCGCCATTGGAAAGTCGGACTACATATCGTGATCCGTTCTCAATAACATGATGATTGGTAACAAGGCGTACGACACCCTTTTCATTAGAATATATAATCCCCGATCCACTACCTATTGCTTCTGTTCGATCATAATTAATCACACTCACGACTTTGTCTTGAACTGCATCCACAACACGCGTTGCATCCGTTTCAAATTCGCTAACATGCTTTTCAATGACTTGATGTTCGGGTGAATTCGTATTGGATGTTGGGTTTTGGCGCAATTCGTAAAGTTGATACGTTAAATATGCATTCCATAGTAATAACATCACCATAATGCCAATAAAAATGCGTTTAAATTCTTGATCATTCTTCATGCCAATGCCCTCCCTTTACAATTTCATACTGCTTTCCAGCAACAATCTTAATGTCATTTTCACCAATATGAGTTCGTACTGTATCGATCGCCAACGCTTCAGTATTTGCCTGTTCGCTTAAGTGGGCAAGAAATATTGACTTTGTTTGATCACCAATAATTCGTGACAGTAAAATACCCGCATCATCATTCGATAAGTGACCCACATCTGAGAGAATGCGACGTTTGATCGCATAAGGTCTGTTTGTTCCCATTAGTATTTCAGGGTCGTGATTGCTTTCCATAATATAATAATCTGCATCATGAATCAGTGGTAAATCTTGATCGCGAATGTATCCCGTATCTGTGATATACACCAATTTTTCCTCA
The window above is part of the Erysipelothrix sp. HDW6C genome. Proteins encoded here:
- a CDS encoding MBL fold metallo-hydrolase, whose product is MLMKYALLASGSKGNACLIEAGNQLLLIDCGTTKRYLTQSFMALGKDFSDVDAVLITHDHSDHTSQLKHFRSSPIYCPSPIEDVYQVQPYEDFMIGDFHILPIKTSHDDAYSVGYVIRYGEEKLVYITDTGYIRDQDLPLIHDADYYIMESNHDPEILMGTNRPYAIKRRILSDVGHLSNDDAGILLSRIIGDQTKSIFLAHLSEQANTEALAIDTVRTHIGENDIKIVAGKQYEIVKGGHWHEE
- a CDS encoding phosphocarrier protein HPr → MKEITVTVIDPVGLHARPATVAVNAASKFKSEIKISYKGKAVNMKSIMGVMSLGIPTQSEIIISAEGEDQDEAISTIEEVLKAQKVIA
- a CDS encoding S1C family serine protease; this encodes MKNDQEFKRIFIGIMVMLLLWNAYLTYQLYELRQNPTSNTNSPEHQVIEKHVSEFETDATRVVDAVQDKVVSVINYDRTEAIGSGSGIIYSNEKGVVRLVTNHHVIENGSRYVVRLSNGEEIDAELIGSDQYTDLAMLEINADIDIEAITIGDSNLSRVGEFVLAIGSPVDLEFANSVTFGVISGKDRIVPVDLNGDTRSDWDMIVMQTDAAINPGNSGGALVNMEGELIGINSMKLSSDNVEGMGFAIPISEAIPILQQISETGEVRYPLLGISALSVDDLTQFERNRFKISADITEGVFIAGVTSDGAAKAAGIQEGDVMVSYDGVTIDDFKTFRRQLYKNKVGDTVEIVVMRNGESKNVTVTLK
- the rlmH gene encoding 23S rRNA (pseudouridine(1915)-N(3))-methyltransferase RlmH — translated: MIKIIAIGRIKEKEMQGMIAEFQKRLKPIHPIEMIELNNSNKDDMQSIVDDESNRILEKISEKDVVVLLDLKGKDLSSPAMSEKLVDWIDSGRTVIFIIGGSHGVSDMVRSRANFMWRISNLTFPHQLVRVMLFEQIYRMFMISKNHPYHK